A region from the Flavobacteriales bacterium genome encodes:
- the cadA gene encoding cadmium-translocating P-type ATPase: MSTEHDHAGTPGTEQAPKAWRAYLPAITSFVLLIGGIAIDQLAPHFFPSEWKRFVWYLAAYLPVGLPVLIKAIKAIAKGDVFSEFFLMSLATIGAFFIKEYPEGVAVMLFYAVGELFQDAAVDRAKRNIQALLDVRPDTANVMRDGVPVETPAAEVKVGDTIRIRVGDRVPLDGKLLSDQASFDTAALTGESVPRTIVKDAAVLAGMIATDKVVDMEVTKPFGESSLARILDLVQNAAKSKSPTELFIRRFARIYTPIVVALAVGIVLVPMLIVDPYVFNTWLYRALIFLVISCPCALVISIPLGYFGGIGAASRKGILLKGGNYLDVLTKVNTIVMDKTGTLTEGVFAVQEVKPAAGITEGHLLGVIKAMETHGTHPIAQAVLKHPQGAAVGDAINVEEISGHGMRGTVDGQEVLVGNTKLLRKYGVSYPAELDVVEETMVVAAVGDKYAGALTVADKIKSDAKQAINELKAQGIRDIVMLSGDKAAITHRVAAALGINKAYGDLLPEDKVTRMQDVKKDLTAVVAFVGDGINDAPVLALSDVGIAMGDLGSDAAIETADVVLQNDKPSSIAEAIRIGKATKRVVTQNIVLAFGVKAIVLVLGAGGLATLWEAVFADVCVALVAILNASRMR; the protein is encoded by the coding sequence ATGAGCACCGAACACGATCACGCTGGCACGCCGGGTACTGAACAAGCACCAAAGGCATGGCGCGCCTATCTGCCCGCCATCACTTCGTTCGTCCTGCTCATCGGCGGCATTGCCATAGACCAGCTTGCGCCGCACTTCTTCCCATCCGAATGGAAACGCTTCGTGTGGTACCTCGCAGCGTACTTGCCTGTGGGCCTACCTGTGCTGATCAAGGCGATCAAAGCCATCGCCAAGGGCGATGTGTTCAGCGAGTTCTTCCTCATGAGCTTGGCCACCATCGGCGCCTTCTTCATCAAGGAATATCCTGAAGGCGTGGCCGTGATGCTCTTCTATGCCGTGGGCGAACTGTTCCAGGATGCCGCCGTGGACCGTGCCAAGCGCAACATACAAGCACTGCTCGACGTGCGTCCTGATACCGCGAACGTGATGCGCGATGGTGTCCCGGTGGAAACGCCCGCCGCCGAGGTGAAAGTCGGTGACACCATCCGCATCCGCGTTGGCGATCGTGTACCGCTGGACGGCAAACTGCTCAGCGATCAAGCCTCCTTCGATACCGCAGCGCTCACCGGCGAAAGCGTGCCGCGCACCATCGTGAAGGACGCAGCGGTACTCGCCGGCATGATCGCCACGGACAAGGTGGTGGACATGGAAGTGACCAAGCCCTTCGGCGAAAGCAGCCTCGCACGCATCCTCGATCTTGTGCAGAACGCCGCGAAGAGCAAGTCGCCAACGGAACTCTTCATCCGCCGCTTCGCACGCATCTACACGCCTATCGTGGTGGCCTTGGCCGTGGGCATCGTGCTGGTGCCCATGCTCATCGTGGATCCGTATGTCTTCAACACATGGCTCTACCGCGCGCTCATCTTCCTGGTGATCTCCTGCCCGTGCGCGCTGGTCATCAGTATTCCGCTGGGCTACTTCGGCGGTATCGGCGCGGCCAGTCGTAAAGGCATCCTGTTGAAGGGCGGCAACTACCTCGATGTGCTCACCAAGGTGAACACCATCGTGATGGACAAGACCGGCACGCTCACCGAAGGCGTGTTCGCCGTGCAGGAGGTGAAGCCCGCTGCGGGCATCACCGAAGGCCACTTGCTTGGTGTGATCAAAGCGATGGAAACGCACGGCACGCACCCCATCGCGCAGGCGGTGCTGAAACATCCGCAGGGCGCCGCCGTGGGCGATGCGATCAACGTGGAAGAGATAAGCGGCCACGGCATGCGCGGCACCGTGGATGGTCAAGAGGTACTTGTGGGCAATACCAAGCTGCTCCGCAAATACGGGGTGAGCTATCCTGCTGAGCTGGACGTGGTCGAAGAGACGATGGTCGTGGCGGCGGTCGGGGACAAGTACGCAGGTGCTCTCACCGTGGCGGACAAGATCAAGAGCGATGCGAAGCAGGCGATCAACGAATTGAAGGCCCAGGGTATCCGCGATATCGTGATGCTCAGCGGCGACAAAGCCGCCATCACGCACCGCGTGGCCGCGGCGCTCGGCATCAACAAAGCTTACGGGGACCTTCTCCCGGAAGACAAAGTGACCAGGATGCAAGACGTAAAGAAGGATCTCACCGCCGTGGTGGCCTTCGTGGGCGACGGCATCAACGATGCACCGGTGCTCGCCCTCAGCGATGTGGGCATCGCCATGGGCGACTTGGGCAGCGATGCGGCAATAGAGACCGCCGACGTGGTCTTGCAGAACGACAAGCCAAGCAGCATCGCGGAGGCCATCCGGATCGGCAAAGCCACCAAGCGCGTGGTGACACAGAACATCGTGCTCGCATTTGGTGTGAAGGCCATTGTACTGGTGCTTGGCGCGGGTGGCTTGGCCACGCTATGGGAAGCCGTCTTTGCCGATGTGTGTGTGGCGCTGGTCGCGATACTGAACGCGAGCAGGATGCGGTAG
- a CDS encoding nucleoid-associated protein encodes MKTDISFIIHELRKEQNTLTTERLREKAIIPAADESSFVDEVTDLFKRHQSGRLFGEFESDAVAFPFPPLLRTYVEDGDFLGFSKKAAHLLASQMNKIPAATGGFFFAVRFIEDGHDILLICMLSQKQGQAVDAATLSLTKSISLQMEQLDLTAQINLTDWKNSKPEPVSLIRGRKKVSNYFRDFIGLHEPRSNTEATKKFRDLADEWMEERAFEQENREKVRQDIIVYSKKRGTEPLELDSLARLVDPEQHEAFFERANAQGLSAEFHLDHRSLKKWERVVYSEKGGGIRLNFAKRLLNNRVRYNAEKKTLTIREIELRSEDLQ; translated from the coding sequence ATGAAGACGGACATCAGCTTCATCATTCATGAACTGCGCAAGGAGCAGAACACACTGACCACCGAGCGCCTTCGAGAGAAGGCCATAATACCAGCCGCTGACGAGTCCTCGTTCGTAGATGAGGTGACGGACTTGTTCAAGCGACATCAATCAGGTCGGCTGTTCGGTGAGTTCGAGTCGGACGCGGTCGCATTCCCGTTTCCTCCACTTCTGAGAACCTACGTCGAGGATGGCGACTTCTTGGGATTCTCCAAAAAAGCTGCGCACCTGTTGGCAAGTCAGATGAACAAGATCCCGGCGGCGACCGGGGGATTCTTCTTTGCGGTGCGCTTCATTGAGGATGGGCATGACATACTGCTTATCTGCATGCTAAGCCAGAAGCAAGGTCAAGCAGTAGATGCGGCCACCTTGAGCCTCACGAAGTCGATCAGTCTCCAGATGGAACAGTTGGACTTGACCGCACAGATCAACCTGACAGACTGGAAGAATTCCAAACCTGAGCCCGTCAGTTTGATCCGAGGACGGAAGAAAGTCTCAAACTACTTCCGGGACTTCATCGGGTTGCACGAGCCACGTTCGAATACAGAGGCTACGAAGAAGTTCCGAGACCTAGCAGATGAATGGATGGAGGAGCGTGCGTTTGAGCAAGAGAATCGAGAGAAGGTCCGACAGGATATAATAGTCTACTCAAAGAAGCGGGGCACTGAACCCCTGGAGCTGGATTCGCTTGCTAGGCTCGTTGACCCCGAGCAACATGAGGCCTTCTTTGAACGAGCCAATGCACAAGGGCTCTCGGCGGAGTTCCACTTGGACCATCGTTCCCTGAAGAAATGGGAGCGTGTGGTCTATTCAGAGAAGGGTGGCGGCATACGACTGAACTTCGCCAAACGACTGCTGAACAATAGGGTGCGCTACAACGCGGAGAAGAAGACACTCACCATCCGCGAGATCGAGTTGAGATCGGAAGACCTTCAATAG
- a CDS encoding EamA family transporter, whose product MDRTILYALISMLFAGITSVLAKFGMKNVSGDTALVVRTSLIFGLVWLNAFAFRHVHALNLLTRKDYLFLGLSGVTTFLSWLFYYRAMKDGNVSVVATIDKASIVVTLLLSFWILKEPFTWRLAAGASLILAGLVVLVWK is encoded by the coding sequence ATGGACCGCACTATCCTGTACGCGCTGATCTCGATGCTGTTCGCCGGGATCACTTCCGTACTGGCCAAGTTCGGGATGAAGAACGTGAGCGGCGATACCGCGCTGGTGGTGCGCACCTCGTTGATCTTCGGGCTGGTGTGGTTGAACGCTTTCGCTTTCCGGCATGTGCATGCGCTGAACCTGCTGACGCGGAAGGACTATTTGTTCCTGGGGCTTTCCGGCGTGACCACGTTCCTGTCGTGGCTGTTCTACTACCGGGCCATGAAGGATGGGAACGTATCGGTGGTGGCCACGATCGACAAGGCAAGCATCGTGGTAACGTTGCTGCTTTCGTTCTGGATCTTGAAGGAGCCTTTCACATGGCGGCTTGCAGCGGGGGCGTCGTTGATCCTGGCGGGCTTGGTAGTGCTGGTGTGGAAGTAG
- a CDS encoding NRDE family protein: MCTVSFAPIAGGGHVITSNRDEAVERHGGPPMLRQVGAVTVLAPTDGATGTTWIAAASNGRQAVLLNGSDAIMHFAAVPARSRGMILLEALTNSGPHWAPDERQLVGVHPFTLLCSAEDGLWMLQWSGTARTLVELDPLQPIIRSSTTLYEESVRAERQRRFDVLCAEGVPAPAELWAFHGTPHLDDVEQAFVMRRGSSLRTVSVTQIIVGVEGNASMLYQDLVGDAYSETALATAPH, translated from the coding sequence ATGTGCACAGTGTCCTTCGCTCCAATAGCCGGTGGTGGCCATGTCATTACGAGCAACCGTGATGAGGCCGTGGAGCGGCACGGTGGGCCTCCTATGCTGCGCCAAGTTGGTGCCGTTACCGTGCTGGCCCCAACCGATGGGGCAACGGGTACCACCTGGATCGCCGCTGCCAGTAACGGTCGTCAAGCCGTGCTGTTGAACGGATCCGATGCCATCATGCACTTCGCTGCCGTGCCTGCGCGGAGCCGCGGGATGATCTTGCTGGAGGCTTTGACCAACAGCGGTCCGCACTGGGCTCCGGATGAGCGTCAATTGGTAGGGGTGCATCCCTTCACGTTGCTTTGTTCCGCCGAGGATGGGCTTTGGATGTTGCAATGGAGCGGTACTGCGCGAACGCTCGTTGAACTGGACCCTTTGCAACCCATCATTAGGAGCAGCACTACACTGTATGAGGAAAGCGTACGGGCCGAAAGGCAGCGGCGTTTTGATGTGCTATGTGCCGAAGGCGTGCCCGCGCCTGCCGAGCTCTGGGCCTTCCATGGTACACCCCACCTCGATGACGTGGAGCAGGCCTTCGTGATGCGCCGGGGCAGCAGCCTCCGCACCGTTAGTGTTACGCAGATCATCGTTGGTGTTGAGGGGAACGCCAGCATGCTCTACCAGGACCTGGTAGGCGATGCATACAGCGAGACAGCCTTGGCGACGGCACCCCACTAG
- a CDS encoding AI-2E family transporter, protein MLASGRISLERFLHLVVVAVTVWAAIWVLNSLSAVLIPFILALILDYIIDPLVDRVQRLVKHRVAAVLLTMLAVLIVVGGLLAIAIPMVGKEAKHFADLVREQLPALQARVQHTPWLHNAVVSLGGIDYHNYLTTDNLMALGKKALPGFWSGVGNVFGWLFGLVAVFTTLLYMVFLLVDEEELAGKWKTLLPEDYRAPMTALVHDLQRVMNAYFRGQLQIASILTVVYIIGFNIIGLPLATLLGVLAGALGLIPYFGLLSILPVAFSVGIYCMEHHTGFWGVMVWVVVVYIAAQALEGLVLTPRIQGKNTGLRPVVILLALSIWGSVLGLVGLLLALPLTTLLLSYYRRFVLGETEEEEGPAVTPLSAEATSTPTDPA, encoded by the coding sequence ATGCTCGCATCCGGCCGCATCAGCCTCGAACGTTTCCTCCATTTGGTGGTGGTGGCCGTCACCGTCTGGGCGGCCATCTGGGTGCTGAACAGCCTCAGCGCAGTGCTCATCCCGTTCATCCTCGCGCTGATCCTCGATTACATCATCGATCCGCTGGTGGACCGCGTGCAGCGCTTGGTGAAGCACCGCGTGGCGGCCGTGCTGCTCACCATGCTCGCCGTGCTCATCGTGGTGGGCGGCTTGCTGGCCATCGCCATTCCCATGGTGGGCAAGGAGGCCAAGCATTTCGCCGACCTGGTGCGCGAGCAACTGCCCGCTTTGCAAGCCCGAGTGCAACACACGCCATGGCTGCACAATGCGGTGGTGAGCCTCGGCGGCATCGACTATCACAACTACCTTACCACCGATAACCTGATGGCACTGGGCAAAAAGGCCCTGCCGGGGTTCTGGAGCGGTGTGGGCAATGTGTTCGGCTGGCTCTTCGGACTGGTCGCCGTCTTCACCACGTTGCTCTATATGGTGTTCCTGCTGGTTGACGAGGAAGAGCTCGCCGGTAAGTGGAAGACCCTGCTGCCCGAGGATTACCGCGCCCCAATGACAGCATTGGTGCACGACCTGCAACGCGTGATGAACGCCTACTTCCGCGGGCAGTTACAGATAGCCAGCATCCTCACGGTTGTGTACATCATCGGTTTCAACATCATTGGCTTGCCGTTGGCCACGTTGTTGGGCGTGCTGGCTGGTGCGCTCGGGCTCATCCCCTACTTCGGCCTGCTCAGTATCCTGCCGGTGGCCTTCAGCGTTGGCATTTACTGCATGGAGCACCACACCGGGTTCTGGGGCGTGATGGTGTGGGTGGTGGTGGTGTACATCGCCGCGCAAGCGTTGGAGGGCCTTGTGCTCACCCCACGTATACAAGGCAAGAATACGGGTTTGCGACCGGTCGTGATCCTGTTGGCGTTGAGCATATGGGGAAGCGTGCTCGGTCTGGTGGGTTTGCTCCTGGCGTTGCCGCTCACCACGCTCCTGCTGTCCTATTACCGGAGGTTCGTGCTGGGCGAGACCGAGGAGGAAGAAGGACCTGCCGTAACACCACTTTCAGCAGAAGCGACCTCCACTCCCACGGATCCGGCATAG
- a CDS encoding vanadium-dependent haloperoxidase yields MMRPYPTPTLLLASLVLAPALSAQTADQHPSDVPNAYFKYTYILCPGTPGMSPPVSSRAYGYMGLAAYESIVDGVPGWTSLEGDLPELGTLPATNPDSVYHWPTCANYALCCMADSLFYNGNVTVLGDLHMIRDGFDAQFAGEPADVLARSRAFGTAIANAVLDMARTDGAYRSQTTNFDPNYFIPAGPGFWQPAPGQNALQAHWGNKRPFMEADTMNALMTVVPPPVDSVPGSACYDAALEVYQRSQTLTATDTLTARYWADDVKSPPTHYVQLTEQLMRREGKDLAFAARGYAIMTMSVADAFVACWRWKYMHNWHRPRHYIPQYIDANWMPIINTPPFPEFTSGHSSGSGAWGESMNEVFGTNFAFTDSTHGALFGGPRSYPSFDSAAAECANSRLLGGIHYTFSNINGLENGALIAQNIVALFDGLITAVEPTVVGAPADIRYDATNGMLIPGASVGTEHIRVVAVGSGIVVRNFRGGGPYALGRLPAGAYVAEVIGAERTIMRFVHTAQ; encoded by the coding sequence ATGATGAGACCCTACCCCACACCCACCCTCTTGCTCGCGTCCTTGGTCCTTGCCCCGGCACTGAGCGCTCAAACGGCCGATCAGCATCCCAGCGATGTGCCGAACGCCTACTTCAAGTACACCTACATCCTCTGCCCGGGTACGCCTGGCATGAGCCCGCCCGTGAGCAGCCGCGCCTATGGCTACATGGGCCTTGCCGCCTACGAGAGCATTGTTGACGGTGTGCCCGGATGGACCAGCCTGGAAGGCGACCTGCCCGAGCTTGGCACCCTGCCTGCCACCAACCCGGACAGCGTTTACCACTGGCCCACCTGCGCCAACTACGCGCTGTGCTGCATGGCGGACAGCCTGTTCTACAACGGCAATGTGACCGTGCTGGGCGACCTGCACATGATCCGTGACGGCTTTGATGCACAGTTCGCAGGGGAGCCTGCTGATGTTCTAGCGCGCAGCCGCGCCTTCGGAACGGCCATTGCCAACGCTGTGCTGGACATGGCCCGCACGGACGGCGCATACCGGTCGCAGACCACCAACTTCGACCCGAACTACTTCATCCCAGCAGGACCTGGTTTCTGGCAACCTGCTCCCGGCCAGAACGCACTTCAAGCGCACTGGGGAAACAAGCGTCCATTCATGGAGGCCGACACCATGAATGCGCTGATGACCGTGGTGCCCCCGCCCGTGGACAGCGTACCTGGCAGCGCTTGCTACGACGCGGCATTGGAAGTTTACCAACGCTCACAGACCCTTACCGCCACGGACACGCTGACAGCGCGTTACTGGGCCGATGACGTGAAATCGCCGCCCACGCACTATGTGCAGCTCACCGAGCAGCTCATGCGCCGCGAGGGCAAGGACCTGGCCTTCGCAGCGCGGGGATACGCGATCATGACCATGAGCGTGGCCGACGCCTTCGTGGCGTGCTGGCGCTGGAAGTACATGCACAACTGGCACCGCCCCCGGCACTACATCCCGCAGTACATAGATGCGAACTGGATGCCCATCATCAACACACCGCCCTTCCCCGAGTTCACCAGCGGCCACAGCAGCGGCAGCGGTGCCTGGGGCGAGTCGATGAACGAGGTGTTCGGCACCAACTTCGCCTTCACGGACAGCACGCACGGTGCGCTTTTCGGCGGGCCACGCAGCTATCCCAGCTTCGACAGCGCCGCGGCCGAGTGCGCCAACAGCCGTCTTCTCGGTGGCATCCACTACACGTTCTCGAACATCAATGGTCTGGAGAACGGCGCGCTCATAGCTCAGAACATCGTGGCGTTGTTCGATGGCCTCATCACCGCGGTAGAACCCACTGTGGTGGGCGCACCTGCAGACATCCGCTACGATGCCACCAACGGCATGCTCATTCCGGGTGCCAGCGTTGGCACGGAGCACATCCGCGTCGTTGCCGTTGGTAGCGGCATCGTGGTTCGCAACTTCCGCGGCGGTGGTCCTTACGCCTTGGGCCGCCTACCAGCAGGTGCGTATGTGGCCGAGGTGATCGGTGCTGAGCGCACCATCATGCGATTCGTGCACACCGCGCAGTAG
- a CDS encoding transposase, with the protein MRKSRFTETQIIAMLREHEAGKKVSDVCREHGVSQPTFYQWKAKYSGLDANQLKEFKELKAKYARLEKMYTEAQMDRQVLKEIIEGKL; encoded by the coding sequence ATGAGAAAGAGCAGATTCACCGAGACGCAGATCATTGCGATGCTGCGCGAGCATGAGGCAGGCAAGAAGGTCTCGGACGTGTGCCGGGAACATGGCGTGAGCCAGCCGACGTTCTACCAGTGGAAGGCCAAGTACAGCGGCCTGGACGCCAACCAGCTCAAGGAGTTCAAGGAGCTGAAGGCCAAGTATGCGCGCCTTGAGAAGATGTACACCGAGGCCCAGATGGACCGCCAGGTGCTCAAGGAGATCATCGAGGGAAAGTTGTAG
- a CDS encoding IS3 family transposase, whose translation MRRLVEQRQYSERRACKLLNLSASVYRYAPKEKNDAEVIEHMMRVVDQNPTWGFGLTFDQMVTEGTGANHKRVHRLYKEADLHLRRRTKRRVPERVKDPIVLPIGPNITWSMDFMSDALVTGRKYRTFNVIDDFNREALCIAVDTSLPAARVIRELDQLIAWRGKPERLRMDNGPEFIAHAMQEWATSNGIAFTYIQPGMPMQNGLVERFNKTYRTEVLNAWIFERLDQVRTITQEWMWRYNNQRPHRSLLRLSPRAFLLKCGQLPAHYTGSRADFPTVQQDIHNTTTLKSTFTNRCA comes from the coding sequence GTGCGCCGACTGGTCGAACAGCGCCAGTACAGCGAACGCCGGGCCTGCAAGCTGTTGAACTTGAGTGCGAGCGTGTATCGCTATGCGCCCAAGGAGAAGAACGATGCGGAAGTGATCGAGCACATGATGCGAGTGGTGGATCAGAACCCCACATGGGGGTTCGGTCTGACCTTCGACCAGATGGTCACTGAGGGGACCGGGGCCAACCACAAGCGGGTGCACAGGCTCTACAAGGAGGCGGACCTGCACTTGCGCAGGCGTACGAAGCGCCGGGTGCCCGAGCGGGTGAAGGACCCGATCGTGCTGCCCATCGGCCCGAACATCACTTGGAGCATGGACTTCATGAGCGATGCGCTGGTGACCGGTCGCAAGTACCGCACTTTCAACGTGATCGATGACTTCAACCGGGAAGCCTTGTGCATAGCGGTCGACACCTCTCTGCCTGCTGCACGCGTGATCCGTGAGCTGGACCAGCTGATCGCCTGGCGTGGTAAGCCCGAACGCCTTCGCATGGACAATGGCCCGGAGTTCATCGCACACGCCATGCAGGAATGGGCCACATCCAACGGGATCGCCTTCACCTACATCCAGCCGGGCATGCCCATGCAGAACGGCTTGGTCGAGCGCTTCAACAAAACGTACCGGACCGAAGTGCTCAATGCGTGGATCTTCGAACGCCTGGACCAAGTACGCACCATCACGCAAGAGTGGATGTGGCGCTATAACAACCAGCGCCCGCACAGGTCGTTGCTGCGCTTATCGCCCCGTGCGTTCCTGTTGAAATGTGGACAACTCCCTGCCCACTACACAGGCTCACGCGCGGACTTCCCCACAGTTCAACAGGACATCCACAACACCACCACACTCAAAAGTACCTTTACAAACCGCTGCGCCTAA
- a CDS encoding GNAT family N-acetyltransferase, whose translation MRIAFVKAKDCWSLRHQVLRPHQTLEDCDYPNDRNPDSFHLGAFEGKQLVAVSSFYKERQPTVLGHFQWRLRGMAVLPDFRGKGIGQHLLRFAFDELEAKRADVLWCQAREKALGFYAKLGFSTKGEPFALEGFGVHRIMYRPLMGSA comes from the coding sequence ATGCGCATTGCCTTTGTTAAAGCCAAGGACTGCTGGTCGTTGCGCCATCAAGTGTTACGCCCGCACCAAACTTTGGAGGATTGCGATTACCCCAACGACCGCAACCCGGACAGTTTCCACTTGGGTGCGTTCGAAGGCAAGCAGTTGGTGGCCGTCAGCTCCTTCTACAAGGAGCGCCAACCCACGGTGCTAGGGCATTTCCAATGGCGCCTGCGCGGCATGGCGGTATTGCCCGATTTCCGTGGGAAGGGCATTGGCCAGCACTTGCTGCGTTTTGCCTTTGATGAGCTGGAGGCCAAAAGGGCCGACGTGCTCTGGTGCCAGGCACGCGAGAAGGCGCTCGGGTTCTATGCGAAGCTCGGCTTCAGCACCAAGGGCGAACCATTCGCGCTGGAAGGCTTCGGTGTGCACCGGATCATGTACCGTCCGCTGATGGGCTCGGCATAG
- a CDS encoding TonB-dependent receptor produces MGARASKCGTFLALMRKSLLLMFLFSTASLVAQEGTDTTKVRTLPGTEVKRIIRNDIYRLEPVQGTYLFSGRKNEVVALAERDAALTEKLGRQLFAKIPGVFVYDMDGTGNQMNISTRGLDPHRGWEFNIRKDGIITNSDMYGYPASHYNVPMEAVERIELLRGTASLQYGAQFGGMLNFVSKQADTTRCFAFENISTVGSYGLLSTFNRASGKMGKWTYNVWMQRKGLDGYRDNARSDFQSQNVTIGFMPNPRLSFRAEWTRSDYVVQLPGPLNDSMFHADPRMSIRTRNYYQPDIHIPSFVVEWGPNERTVVRWATSTVLGRRNSVLFDRSSNIADALDTTTLAYAPRQVDIDQFNSYTSELRVRRHYTLFNRTSTWSGGVQYMNNDLHRRQQGKGTTGTDYDLTLSTSGFGRDLHFRTTNLAAFLENRWAFTDRLSMTTGARLEMGSSDFTGDITYYSDETLPNTIEHNFPLFAVSAEHTLGQRANVYAGWSQAYRPVILKDIIPATVYEVSDKDLKDAYGDNMEIGVRGFSRWFKWDVSAFQVQYNDRLGTLAEQDSAGVTIIRRTNIGNSVTRGMECFLQADVRAGAKWGLSVFTSTSYMDGRYRDAIIRSGSNNVDISGNRIESVPEWISRNGATFRYRGWRLSVLYSYVSDSYADALNTEQPNATGTVGVVPAYGVLDVNTTLHVNDHLELRANLNNLLDEQYFTKRPQFYPGPGIWPSDGRNLSFTVAMRI; encoded by the coding sequence ATGGGGGCCCGTGCGTCGAAGTGCGGGACGTTTCTTGCGCTCATGCGCAAGTCCCTGCTTCTGATGTTCCTCTTCTCCACCGCTTCGCTCGTTGCACAAGAGGGCACTGACACAACCAAGGTCCGGACTCTGCCGGGCACCGAAGTGAAGCGCATCATCCGCAACGATATCTACCGCTTGGAACCCGTGCAGGGCACCTATCTCTTCAGCGGCCGCAAGAACGAAGTGGTGGCGTTGGCCGAACGTGATGCGGCATTGACCGAAAAGCTCGGCCGCCAGCTCTTCGCGAAGATCCCGGGCGTGTTCGTGTACGACATGGACGGCACCGGCAACCAGATGAACATCTCCACCCGGGGGCTAGACCCGCACCGCGGCTGGGAGTTCAACATCCGTAAGGACGGCATCATCACGAATTCCGACATGTACGGCTACCCGGCCAGCCATTACAACGTACCCATGGAAGCCGTGGAGCGCATTGAACTGTTGCGCGGCACGGCATCGTTGCAGTACGGCGCGCAGTTCGGTGGCATGCTCAACTTCGTGAGCAAACAGGCTGACACCACGCGCTGTTTCGCTTTCGAGAACATCAGCACCGTGGGTTCGTACGGGCTGCTGAGCACCTTCAACCGTGCCAGCGGCAAAATGGGCAAGTGGACCTACAATGTGTGGATGCAACGCAAGGGACTTGATGGCTATCGCGACAATGCGCGCTCCGACTTCCAGTCGCAGAACGTCACCATCGGCTTCATGCCCAACCCGCGCCTGAGCTTCCGGGCAGAGTGGACCCGCTCGGACTACGTTGTGCAGCTGCCCGGTCCACTGAACGATAGCATGTTCCATGCGGACCCGCGCATGAGCATCCGCACTCGGAACTACTACCAGCCTGATATCCATATTCCATCGTTCGTTGTGGAATGGGGGCCGAACGAACGCACTGTAGTGCGCTGGGCCACATCCACCGTGCTCGGCCGCCGCAACAGCGTGCTCTTCGACAGGTCGAGCAACATCGCGGATGCGCTGGACACCACTACGCTGGCCTATGCTCCACGTCAGGTGGACATCGACCAGTTCAACAGCTACACAAGCGAGCTGCGCGTGCGCCGCCACTACACCTTGTTCAACCGCACTAGCACCTGGTCCGGTGGGGTTCAGTACATGAACAACGACCTGCATCGGCGCCAGCAAGGCAAAGGCACCACGGGCACGGACTACGACCTAACCCTCAGCACATCGGGCTTCGGCCGCGACCTGCACTTCCGCACCACCAACCTGGCTGCCTTCCTGGAGAACCGATGGGCCTTCACCGACCGCCTGTCCATGACCACGGGAGCACGGTTGGAAATGGGCAGCAGCGACTTCACCGGTGATATCACCTACTACAGCGATGAAACACTACCCAATACGATCGAGCACAACTTCCCGCTCTTTGCGGTGAGCGCGGAGCACACCTTGGGCCAACGCGCCAACGTCTATGCCGGTTGGTCGCAGGCCTATCGACCGGTCATCCTCAAGGACATCATTCCGGCCACCGTGTATGAAGTGAGCGACAAGGATCTGAAGGACGCTTACGGCGACAACATGGAGATCGGTGTGCGTGGTTTCTCGCGCTGGTTCAAATGGGACGTTAGCGCGTTCCAAGTGCAGTACAACGACCGGCTCGGCACCCTTGCCGAGCAGGACAGCGCTGGCGTCACGATCATCCGCCGCACCAACATCGGCAACTCGGTGACGCGCGGTATGGAGTGCTTCCTGCAGGCGGATGTGCGAGCTGGAGCGAAATGGGGCTTATCGGTGTTCACATCCACCTCGTACATGGACGGTCGCTATCGCGATGCAATCATCCGATCAGGTTCCAACAACGTGGACATCAGCGGCAACCGCATCGAGAGCGTCCCGGAATGGATCAGCCGCAACGGCGCGACCTTCCGCTACAGGGGCTGGCGCCTCAGCGTGCTCTACAGCTATGTAAGCGACTCTTATGCGGATGCGCTGAACACCGAACAGCCCAACGCAACTGGCACGGTGGGCGTGGTGCCTGCGTACGGTGTCCTGGACGTGAACACAACTCTCCATGTGAACGACCACCTGGAACTGAGGGCCAACCTGAACAACCTGCTCGATGAGCAATACTTCACCAAGCGCCCGCAGTTCTATCCGGGCCCGGGCATCTGGCCGTCGGACGGGCGCAACCTCTCCTTCACCGTGGCCATGCGCATCTGA